The following proteins come from a genomic window of Heyndrickxia acidicola:
- a CDS encoding tyrosine-type recombinase/integrase, with amino-acid sequence MGHKMTERANVKKIRFHDLRHTHASILISEGVDLMKVAARLGHANPKITLDVYSHLIPDQENEVAEIFREAIRKFCEQTLFLNLKSSQSQKNEKSLQPLIDKDYRPFTQYDSDWARTSDPHPVKVIY; translated from the coding sequence ATCGGTCACAAGATGACGGAACGTGCTAATGTTAAAAAGATCCGTTTTCATGATTTGCGTCACACACACGCATCCATCCTCATTTCTGAAGGGGTGGATCTGATGAAAGTAGCCGCTCGTCTTGGTCACGCCAATCCCAAAATTACATTGGATGTTTACTCTCATTTGATTCCAGATCAAGAAAACGAAGTGGCCGAAATCTTCCGGGAAGCGATTAGGAAATTTTGTGAGCAAACCCTCTTTTTAAATCTGAAATCGAGTCAATCACAAAAAAATGAAAAAAGCCTGCAACCTTTGATAGACAAGGACTACAGACCTTTCACTCAGTATGATTCTGACTGGGCTCGAACCAGCGACCCCCACCCTGTCAAGGTTATTTACTGA
- a CDS encoding YcaO-like family protein, whose amino-acid sequence MEWSYLEKLKSIVINFVMLNKDLDIVIQDGNLYYKNNVIYIKESFDKVEFTVKSCTLPKVKDDYPKIIIKINESTNLIKHFMYFLMNIKRIGLMVLQKENVTFYFNYNDSKGNNIKTDKTIKRIKTNGSLFNDLNETLIFLGEGCIISENNGSATVVNRGDSNIEGFGYDFNEEDASLKAKLEYLERYAASLKLEETISDCYTNISKSAINPIKLGVYSNSQCIQQNLSIYSNSLVIDWVKGQSLVSGEYLLIPEQYVQYLVPNIKNRFIYESSNGCAVGNTFEEASLFSILEVVERDVFMNFWFSKDKATRIDINVEPKLSKKVQYFNDLGYTLDFFYINNGLNIHVVWGLLRSNNIHNYFYSITGLGCHLKLQHAIEAAFKEIYNVFIGFEKNKFLIEKKIQSIKSGIISNLEDHLYYFASFDSMEIIEDKINILENVDVDDLKINNFMSIDISDELQYVVKNLSKKYTDILIVDQTNNYLKAFSLNCTKAILIGSAPLDFTSDLIRLQNNEVTNVRKAYRNIHPLA is encoded by the coding sequence ATGGAATGGAGTTACTTAGAAAAGTTAAAGAGTATAGTAATTAACTTTGTTATGCTAAATAAAGATCTGGATATAGTCATACAAGATGGTAATTTATATTATAAAAACAACGTGATTTATATAAAAGAGTCTTTTGATAAAGTGGAATTTACAGTAAAAAGTTGCACTTTACCTAAAGTTAAGGATGATTACCCCAAAATTATTATAAAAATTAACGAGTCAACAAATTTAATTAAGCATTTTATGTACTTTTTAATGAATATCAAAAGAATTGGTTTGATGGTATTACAAAAAGAGAATGTTACTTTTTATTTCAATTACAATGACAGTAAAGGTAATAACATAAAGACGGACAAAACTATAAAAAGGATTAAGACGAACGGTTCACTATTTAATGATTTGAATGAAACTTTAATATTTCTTGGAGAGGGTTGTATTATTTCTGAGAATAATGGTTCGGCAACAGTTGTTAATAGAGGCGATTCTAATATAGAAGGCTTCGGATACGACTTTAATGAAGAGGATGCCTCTTTAAAAGCTAAACTAGAATATTTAGAAAGATATGCTGCCTCTTTAAAGCTAGAAGAAACTATTAGTGATTGTTATACAAATATTAGTAAATCAGCAATAAACCCAATTAAATTAGGGGTGTATAGCAATAGTCAATGTATACAGCAAAATTTAAGTATTTATAGTAATTCTTTAGTGATTGATTGGGTAAAAGGACAGTCACTAGTTTCTGGTGAATATTTACTAATTCCAGAACAATATGTTCAATATTTAGTTCCTAATATCAAGAATAGGTTTATTTATGAAAGCTCAAATGGTTGTGCGGTAGGAAATACATTTGAAGAGGCATCTCTATTTTCAATTTTAGAGGTAGTTGAAAGAGACGTATTTATGAACTTCTGGTTTAGTAAAGATAAAGCAACGAGAATAGATATTAACGTGGAGCCAAAACTAAGTAAAAAAGTGCAGTATTTTAATGACTTGGGTTATACATTAGACTTTTTCTATATTAATAACGGATTAAACATACATGTTGTATGGGGATTATTACGAAGTAATAATATACACAATTATTTTTATTCAATTACCGGATTAGGTTGTCATTTAAAACTCCAACATGCAATTGAAGCTGCATTTAAAGAAATTTATAATGTCTTTATTGGGTTTGAAAAGAATAAATTCCTTATTGAAAAGAAAATACAGAGTATTAAAAGTGGAATAATAAGTAATTTAGAAGATCATTTGTATTACTTTGCATCCTTTGATTCTATGGAAATCATTGAAGATAAAATAAATATACTTGAAAATGTCGATGTTGATGATTTAAAAATAAATAACTTTATGAGCATTGATATAAGCGATGAATTACAATATGTAGTAAAGAATCTATCTAAGAAATACACAGATATTTTGATTGTTGACCAAACCAATAACTACTTAAAGGCTTTCTCCTTAAACTGTACAAAGGCAATACTAATCGGTTCTGCTCCGTTAGACTTTACATCTGATTTAATCAGGCTTCAGAATAATGAAGTTACAAATGTTAGAAAAGCTTATAGAAATATTCATCCCTTAGCATAA
- a CDS encoding MATE family efflux transporter has product MENNWRKIIKFSLPATFIGLAELLLIGISLFWSYIYIGKPEALAAIRLSGAIITLIEAVTVSIISSLLVYVSQLVGAKKLEEAKKGAGSVLSFSFYAGLCTTLVGLLLMPVFKLLFGVTIETKNYLSFYLSVFLIGYFIISVNSLLLLLPRYFQKLKIIYWGLTILVLVNIAVTPFLIALCKRFELNLIIGPAIGVIVSNFICAIFLLNKIFIKDELGIGLTKKMISLKFKFYILKDNKGYILSQVLTGVTFNISMFLYILILSYYPKNIFNVYSISIYIFMMLGIFPQNFSATIIPLAAQYMGAGKVKEVIDLAKKMLLVLLIYGGIAACVLLISKDLVLNAMSINNNLKPLVKEFLNFYTIPWVFNMLAFIFIFVVAAAGDTKGGLFLTIINMYVLVISSLLLVPHLFRDINTGVFFTLGLIELLTFMTSCIYFLGGKWKSKSLIQHTQEQSKQKQTEQA; this is encoded by the coding sequence TTGGAAAATAACTGGAGAAAAATAATCAAATTTTCCTTGCCAGCTACTTTTATTGGGTTAGCTGAACTACTATTAATAGGGATAAGCCTTTTTTGGAGTTACATATATATTGGAAAGCCAGAGGCATTAGCCGCTATAAGATTATCAGGAGCTATTATAACCTTAATAGAAGCTGTCACCGTTAGTATAATATCATCTCTACTTGTTTATGTTAGTCAATTAGTGGGTGCGAAGAAACTAGAAGAAGCTAAAAAAGGAGCGGGAAGTGTTTTATCTTTTTCTTTCTATGCAGGTTTATGTACCACATTAGTCGGATTATTACTGATGCCAGTTTTTAAACTACTGTTTGGTGTAACAATTGAAACGAAGAATTATTTAAGTTTTTATTTATCTGTTTTTTTAATTGGCTATTTTATTATTTCTGTAAATAGTTTACTTTTACTTTTACCGAGGTACTTTCAAAAACTTAAGATAATCTACTGGGGACTTACAATTCTTGTATTAGTTAATATTGCAGTTACTCCCTTCCTAATTGCTCTTTGTAAAAGATTCGAATTAAACTTAATAATTGGACCGGCAATTGGAGTTATAGTATCCAATTTTATTTGTGCAATATTTCTTTTGAATAAAATTTTTATTAAAGATGAGTTAGGAATAGGCTTAACGAAAAAAATGATCTCCTTGAAATTCAAATTTTATATATTAAAGGATAATAAAGGGTACATATTGTCACAAGTGTTAACAGGAGTAACATTTAATATTTCAATGTTTTTATACATTTTGATCCTTTCCTATTATCCTAAAAATATTTTTAATGTTTATTCTATTTCAATATATATATTTATGATGTTAGGTATATTCCCACAAAATTTTTCTGCTACTATCATTCCCTTAGCAGCCCAATACATGGGAGCTGGAAAAGTAAAAGAAGTTATCGACTTAGCAAAAAAAATGCTATTAGTGTTATTAATTTATGGAGGTATAGCAGCATGTGTTTTACTAATCAGTAAGGATTTAGTATTAAATGCTATGTCAATTAACAACAATTTAAAGCCATTAGTTAAAGAGTTTTTGAATTTTTATACTATTCCATGGGTGTTTAATATGCTTGCGTTTATTTTCATTTTTGTTGTTGCGGCAGCAGGGGACACCAAAGGTGGTTTGTTTTTAACTATAATAAATATGTATGTTCTGGTAATCAGTAGTCTTTTACTAGTTCCTCACTTATTTAGAGATATTAATACAGGAGTATTTTTTACTCTAGGATTAATTGAACTACTAACTTTCATGACATCCTGTATTTACTTTTTGGGTGGAAAGTGGAAATCAAAGTCTTTGATTCAGCATACGCAGGAACAATCTAAGCAAAAACAGACTGAACAAGCTTAA